The Aedes aegypti strain LVP_AGWG chromosome 3, AaegL5.0 Primary Assembly, whole genome shotgun sequence genome contains a region encoding:
- the LOC110678811 gene encoding uncharacterized protein LOC110678811 isoform X1, which yields MARQLSVTIVILILNCVMILGAPTREDVSIQPTAGIDNQTNLSAKLSVKRSADQNTVRKVILDDQEIEIVKAILYGFVESNGVNYQVFNEDIANGNYQNINNLNHFTSAPLPPLQQGFPGAAGAAGASAGAFGGAGASAGSFGGAPDDSPSQIDSKLCLSLCGRK from the exons ATGGCACGCCAGTTATCAGTTACCATAGTGATACTGATTTTGAATTGTGTCATGATCTTGGGGGCTCCCACAAGGGAAGACGTGAGTATTCAACCAACCGCGGGGATTGATAATCAAACTAATTTGAG TGCGAAGCTCAGTGTGAAGCGATCCGCTGACCAGAATACAGTCAGAAAAGTTATACTTGATGACCAAGAGATTGAGATAGTCAAAGCAATACTCTACGGCTTCGTCGAGTCCAATGGAGTCAATTACCAGGTCTTTAACGAAGACATAGCGAATGGAAATTACCAAAACATCAACA ATCTGAATCATTTCACTTCAGCACCTTTACCACCACTACAACAAGGATTCCCTGGTGCAGCTGGAGCCGCAGGAGCATCTGCAGGCGCTTTTGGAGGCGCAGGAGCTTCTGCAGGCAGTTTTGGAGGCGCTCCGGATGATTCTCCGAGTCAAATTGATAGCAAACTGTGTTTGTCGTTATGCGgcagaaaataa
- the LOC110678811 gene encoding uncharacterized protein LOC110678811 isoform X2, giving the protein MARQLSVTIVILILNCVMILGAPTREDVSIQPTAGIDNQTNLSAKLSVKRSADQNTVRKVILDDQEIEIVKAILYGFVESNGVNYQI; this is encoded by the exons ATGGCACGCCAGTTATCAGTTACCATAGTGATACTGATTTTGAATTGTGTCATGATCTTGGGGGCTCCCACAAGGGAAGACGTGAGTATTCAACCAACCGCGGGGATTGATAATCAAACTAATTTGAG TGCGAAGCTCAGTGTGAAGCGATCCGCTGACCAGAATACAGTCAGAAAAGTTATACTTGATGACCAAGAGATTGAGATAGTCAAAGCAATACTCTACGGCTTCGTCGAGTCCAATGGAGTCAATTACCAG ATCTGA